The proteins below come from a single Pogoniulus pusillus isolate bPogPus1 chromosome 39, bPogPus1.pri, whole genome shotgun sequence genomic window:
- the GPR37L1 gene encoding G-protein coupled receptor 37-like 1 produces the protein MASPSLVLLLLLAAGAAAAQGRAGHPGESRAHHGQGADEGEALPAASQDSPGLQVTRERLRRGTEEDSKSVQQYVPGVRIEFPRPLNSASLHPTKTLLPSSTDPSDQQQGVPTDGEGAKPQANLTTVSDRRLQIQNPLYPVTESSYSAYAVIFLSLIVFAVGIVANLSVMCIVWHNYYMKSAWNSILASLAFWDFLILFFCLPVVIFNEITKKRLLGDVSCRIVPFVEVSSLGVTTFSLCALGIDRFHAATSPAASARPIERCQSILAKLAVIWVGSMTLSVPEILLWQLAQDASPMSGVATEYCTMKPSSSLPESIYSLVLTYQNARMWWYFGCYFCLPLLFTISCQLVTRRVSGTQKPERRGAKPSQCERHLNCTIVGLATIYGLCTTPENVCNIVVAYMSPALSKQTLDLLNLINQFFLFFKCSVTPVLLLCLCRPLGQAFMDCCCCCCEGCGPDTASSEGSADSKLKTEMSSSIFFDKPRESPPLLALGTPC, from the exons ATGGCTTCGCCGtcacttgtcctgctgctgctgctggcagcaggggctgcGGCCGCgcaaggcagggctgggcatcCTGGCGAAAGCAGAGCCCACCACGGGCAGGGTGCAGATGAGGGCGAGGCTCTGCCGGCGGCTTCCCAGGAcagtcctgggctgcaggtgaCGAGAGAGAGGCTGCGGCGGGGCACAGAGGAGGACTCCAAGTCGGTGCAGCAGTACGTGCCAGGGGTGCGCATAGAATTCCCACGGCCTCTCAACTCTGCCAGCTTGCATCCCACCAAGaccctgctgccatccagcacaGACCCATCTGATCAGCAGCAAGGGGTCCCCACAGATGGGGAGGGGGCAAAGCCCCAGGCCAACCTCACGACTGTGTCTGACAGGCGGCTGCAGATCCAGAACCCCCTGTACCCGGTGACCGAGAGCTCCTACAGCGCCTACGCTGTCATCTTCCTCTCCCTCATCGTCTTTGCTGTGGGCATCGTTGCAAACCTCTCTGTGATGTGCATTGTGTGGCACAACTACTACATGAAGAGCGCCTGGAACTCCATCCTGGCCAGCCTGGCTTTCTGGGACTTCCTCATCCTCTTCTTCTGCCTGCCTGTGGTCATCTTCAACGagatcaccaagaagaggctgctgggggatgTGTCTTGTCGCATCGTGCCCTTCGTGGAG GTGTCGTCGCTGGGAGTCACCAccttcagcctctgtgccctgggCATTGACAGGTTCCACGCAGCCACCAGCCCTGCGGCCAGTGCCCGGCCCATTGAGAGGTGCCAGTCCATCCTCGCCAAACTGGCTGTCATCTGGGTGGGCTCCATGACACTGTCGGTGccggagatcctgctctggcagctggcacaggacgCCTCGCCCATGTCCGGTGTGGCGACAGAGTACTGCACCATGAAGCCCTCGTCCAGCCTGCCCGAGTCCATCTACTCCCTGGTGCTCACCTACCAGAACGCTCGCATGTGGTGGTACTTTGGCTGCTACTTCTGCCTGCCCCTCCTCTTCAccatcagctgccagctggtgaCCCGGCGCGTCAGCGGCACCCAGAAGCCGGAGCGCCGCGGGGCCAAGCCCAGCCAGTGCGAGCGGCACCTGAACTGCACCATCGTGGGGCTGGCCACCATCTACGGGCTCTGCACCACCCCCGAGAACGTCTGCAACATCGTGGTGGCCTACATGTCCCCTGCCCTCTCCAAGCAGACCCTGGACCTGCTCAACCTCATCAACcagttcttcctcttcttcaagtGCTCGGTGacgcctgtgctgctgctctgcctctgcagacccctgggccaggccttcatggactgctgctgctgctgctgcgaggGCTGCGGCCCCGACACGGCTTCCAGCGAGGGCAGTGCCGACAGCAAGCTCAAAACTGAGATGTCCTCCTCCATCTTCTTTGACAAGCCCCGggagtccccacccctcctGGCCCTCGGCACACCTTGCTAA